The Antedon mediterranea chromosome 7, ecAntMedi1.1, whole genome shotgun sequence genome has a segment encoding these proteins:
- the LOC140055275 gene encoding uncharacterized protein: MATQFSKMSENAIPKEGEYAGFVEIEGDRYLPLVRADMHEQIRKFVVRDDDVYIVTYSKAGTHWMAEIVKTILANGDYEKAERMFGIHLKPLEYINTMIELEKKPRDKQRVIVTHIQEELLPKAAFNGKAKIVFVVRNPKDTVVSYFHFAKTFRHSEEFETWEKFLQCFTSENMPGRSWFNFNLNYWKHRNEKNFYLTTYEDMKLNIRSIIEELAVFLGHPTSIDTLEKLVNIADFSTMKKKYDGKLPKNSVPDKVREAIPFYLLRKGSHWMAEIVKSILANGDYEKAERIFGIHLIPLEYLDIINKCEQTSRDHQRVIVTHIHEELLPKAALNGKAKIVFLVRNPKDSAVSYFHFAQPFRHSEEFETWDNFLRCFMSENMPGRSWFNFNLNYWKHRNENNFYFTTYEDMKLNIRSVIDELATFLGQPTSTETLDKLVNIADFSRMKNKFDGKLPKNSVPDKIREAIPFKLLRKGQVGDWKNQFTVAQNEAFDKLYEEKMKESSLKDHIKFEI, encoded by the exons ATGGCTACACAATTCTCAAAGATGAGCGAAAATGCCATTCCCAAGGAAGGAGAGTACGCTGGGTTTGTTGAAATTGAGGGTGATAGATATTTACCTCTAGTGCGGGCAGATATGCATGAGCAAATACGAAAGTTTGTTGTGCGAGACGATGATGTGTATATTGTAACATATTCAAAGGCTG GAACTCACTGGATGGCAGAGATTGTAAAAACTATTTTAGCAAATGGCGATTATGAAAAAGCAGAAAGGATGTTTGGCATTCATCTAAAACCATTGGAATATATTAACACAATGATTGAACTTGAAAAGAAACCACGTGACAAGCAACGTGTAATTGTGACGCATATTCAAGAAGAACTCTTGCCTAAAGCTGCATTTAACGGAAAAGCAAAG ATTGTTTTTGTTGTTAGAAATCCAAAAGATACCGTGGTTTCTTATTttcattttgctaaaactttccGGCATTCCGAAGAATTTGAAACATGGGAGAAGTTTCTGCAATGTTTCACGTCTGAAAATA TGCCTGGTCGTTCGTGGTTTAATTTTAACTTAAACTACTGGAAACACAGGAATGAAAAGAACTTCTATCTTACAACTTATGAGGACATGAAACTG AACATTCGATCTATTATTGAAGAACTTGCTGTTTTCTTAGGACATCCAACTTCCATAGATACTTTAGAAAAACTCGTAAACATTGCTGATTTTTCAACAATGAAGAAAAAGTATGACGGGAAGTTACCAAAGAATTCGGTTCCAGATAAAGTACGAGAAGCGATTCCATTCTATCTATTACGAAAAG gAAGTCATTGGATGGCAGAGATTGTAAAAAGCATTTTAGCAAATGGCGATTACGAAAAAGCAGAAAGGATTTTTGGAATTCATCTGATACCATTGGAATATTTggacataataaataaatgtgaacaGACATCACGTGACCATCAACGCGTAATTGTGACGCATATTCACGAAGAACTCTTACCTAAAGCTGCATTAAACGGAAAAGCAAAG ATTGTATTTCTGGTTAGAAATCCAAAAGATTCTGCGGTTTCGTATTTTCATTTTGCACAACCTTTCCGGCATTCCGAAGAATTTGAAACTTGGGACAATTTCTTGCGATGTTTCATGTCTGAAAATA TGCCTGGTCGATCTTGGTTTAATTTTAACTTAAACTACTGGAAACACAGGAATGAAAATAACTTTTACTTTACAACTTACGAGGATATGAAACTG AATATTCGATCTGTTATTGATGAACTTGCAACTTTCTTAGGACAACCGACATCCACAGAGACTTTAGATAAACTCGTAAACATTGCTGATTTTTCAAGAATGAAGAACAAGTTTGACGGAAAGTTACCAAAGAATTCGGTTCCAGATAAAATACGAGAAGCGATTCCATTCAAACTATTGCGAAAAG GTCAAGTCGGTGATTGGAAAAACCAATTTACTGTCGCTCAAAATGAAGCTTTTGATAAATTATACGAAGAGAAAATGAAAGAGTCTAGTTTAAAAGATCACatcaaatttgaaatttaa
- the LOC140055276 gene encoding sulfotransferase 1C2-like — translation MATQFSKMSENANPKEGEYAGFVEIEGDIYLPLVRADMHEQIRKFVVRDDDVFIVTYSKAGTHWMTEIVKNILANGDYEKAEMMFGIHLTPLEYIDAMIELEKKPFDKQRVILTHIHEELLPKAAFNGKAKIVFVVRNPKDTVVSYFHFAKTFRHSEEFETWEKFLQCFSSENMPGRSWFNFNLNYWKHRNENNFFLTTYEDMKLNIRSVIEELAVFLGHPTSIETLEKLINIADFSTMKKKFDGKLPKNSVSDKVREASPFYILRKGQVGDWKNQFTVAENEAFDQLYEEKMKGSSLKDHIKFQI, via the exons ATGGCTACACAATTCTCAAAGATGAGCGAAAATGCCAATCCCAAGGAAGGAGAGTACGCTGGGTTTGTAGAAATTGAGGGTGATATATATTTACCTCTAGTGCGGGCTGATATGCATGAGCAAATACGGAAGTTTGTTGTGCGAGACGATGATGTGTTTATTGTAACATATTCAAAGGCTG GAACTCACTGGATGACAGagattgtaaaaaatattttagcaAATGGCGATTATGAAAAAGCAGAAATGATGTTTGGCATTCATCTAACACCATTGGAATATATTGACGCAATGATTGAACTTGAAAAGAAACCATTCGACAAGCAACGTGTAATTCTGACGCATATTCACGAAGAGCTCTTGCCTAAAGCTGCATTTAACGGAAAAGCAAAG ATTGTTTTTGTTGTTAGAAACCCAAAAGATACCGTGGTTTCTTATTttcattttgctaaaactttccGGCATTCCGAAGAATTTGAAACATGGGAAAAGTTTCTGCAATGTTTTTCGTCTGAAAATA TGCCTGGTCGTTCTTGGTTTAATTTCAACTTAAACTACTGGAAACACAGAAATGAAAACAACTTCTTTCTTACAACTTACGAGGACATGAAACTG AACATTCGATCTGTTATTGAAGAACTTGCTGTTTTCTTAGGACATCCAACTTCCATAGAGACTTTAGAAAAACTCATAAACATTGCTGATTTTTCaacaatgaaaaaaaagtttgacGGAAAGTTACCAAAGAATTCGGTTTCCGATAAAGTACGAGAAGCGAGTCCATTCTATATATTACGAAAAG GTCAAGTCGGAGACTGGAAAAACCAATTTACTGTCGCTGAAAACGAAGCGTTTGATCAATTATACGAAGAGAAAATGAAAGGGTCTAGTTTGAAAGATCAcatcaaatttcaaatttaa
- the LOC140054557 gene encoding sulfotransferase 1B1-like isoform X1, translated as MAKTFTKISEDSIPKKGQYAGLVEIEGDRYVPSVRADMHERVRQFVVRDEDVYIVTYSKAGTHWMTEIVKSILADGDYEKAEKMFGIHPKPLEYFDTMIELEKIPRDQQRLIVTHIHEELLPKAVFNGKAKIVYVVRNPKDSVVSYFHFAQPFRYSEEFETWETFLQCFMSENMPGRSWFNFNSNYWKHRNKNNFYLTTYEDMRLNIRSIIEEIAAFLGKPTTKETLDKLVNIAAFSRMNKKFDGKLPKNSVPDKVREAIPFKILRKGQVGDWKNQFTVAQNEAFDKLYEEKMKGSSLKDRIKFEI; from the exons ATGGCCAAAACATTCACCAAGATTAGCGAAGATTCCATTCCTAAGAAAGGACAGTATGCTGGGCTTGTTGAAATTGAGGGGGATCGATATGTGCCGTCAGTGCGGGCTGATATGCATGAGCGAGTTCGGCAGTTCGTCGTACGAGACGAGGATGTGTATATTGTAACATATTCAAAGGCTG GAACTCATTGGATGACCGAGATTGTCAAAAGCATTTTAGCAGATGGTGATTATGAAAAAGCTGAAAAGATGTTCGGTATTCATCCGAAACCGTTGGAATATTTTGACACAATGATTGAACTTGAAAAGATACCACGTGACCAGCAACGCTTGATAGTGACGCATATTCACGAAGAACTCTTACCAAAAGCTGTATTTAACGGAAAAGCAAAG attgtTTATGTTGTTAGAAACCCAAAAGATTCCGTGGTTTCGTATTTTCATTTTGCACAACCTTTCCGGTATTCCGAAGAATTTGAAACTTGGGAAACTTTCCTGCAATGTTTCATGTCTGAAAATA TGCCTGGTCGTTCTTGGTTTAATTTTAACTCAAACTACTGGAAACACAGGAATAAAAACAACTTCTATCTTACAACTTACGAGGACATGAGACTG aacATTCGATCCATTATTGAAGAAATTGCAGCTTTCTTAGGAAAACCAACAACCAAGGAAACACTAGATAAACTAGTCAATATTGCTGCATTTTCAAGAATGAATAAGAAGTTTGACGGAAAGTTACCAAAGAATTCGGTTCCAGACAAAGTAAGAGAAGCGATTCCATTCAAAATATTACGAAAAG GTCAAGTCGGTGACTGGAAAAACCAATTTACTGTCGCTCAAAATGAAGCTTTTGATAAATTATACGAAGAGAAAATGAAAGGGTCTAGTTTGAAAGATCGCATCAAATTTGAAATCTAA
- the LOC140054557 gene encoding 3-alpha-hydroxysteroid sulfotransferase-like isoform X2: protein MATAFSQVSQKSIPKKGEYAGIVVVDGERYPPQVRKDMHELMLNFEVRDDDVVVVTYPKAGTHWMTEIVKSILADGDYEKAEKMFGIHPKPLEYFDTMIELEKIPRDQQRLIVTHIHEELLPKAVFNGKAKIVYVVRNPKDSVVSYFHFAQPFRYSEEFETWETFLQCFMSENMPGRSWFNFNSNYWKHRNKNNFYLTTYEDMRLNIRSIIEEIAAFLGKPTTKETLDKLVNIAAFSRMNKKFDGKLPKNSVPDKVREAIPFKILRKGQVGDWKNQFTVAQNEAFDKLYEEKMKGSSLKDRIKFEI, encoded by the exons ATGGCTACAGCTTTTTCCCAGGTAAGCCAGAAAAGCATTCCGAAGAAAGGGGAGTACGCCGGGATAGTTGTGGTTGATGGTGAAAGATATCCACCTCAGGTGCGGAAAGACATGCATGAGCTAATGCTGAACTTTGAAGTAcgtgatgatgatgttgttgTGGTAACATATCCAAAAGCGG GAACTCATTGGATGACCGAGATTGTCAAAAGCATTTTAGCAGATGGTGATTATGAAAAAGCTGAAAAGATGTTCGGTATTCATCCGAAACCGTTGGAATATTTTGACACAATGATTGAACTTGAAAAGATACCACGTGACCAGCAACGCTTGATAGTGACGCATATTCACGAAGAACTCTTACCAAAAGCTGTATTTAACGGAAAAGCAAAG attgtTTATGTTGTTAGAAACCCAAAAGATTCCGTGGTTTCGTATTTTCATTTTGCACAACCTTTCCGGTATTCCGAAGAATTTGAAACTTGGGAAACTTTCCTGCAATGTTTCATGTCTGAAAATA TGCCTGGTCGTTCTTGGTTTAATTTTAACTCAAACTACTGGAAACACAGGAATAAAAACAACTTCTATCTTACAACTTACGAGGACATGAGACTG aacATTCGATCCATTATTGAAGAAATTGCAGCTTTCTTAGGAAAACCAACAACCAAGGAAACACTAGATAAACTAGTCAATATTGCTGCATTTTCAAGAATGAATAAGAAGTTTGACGGAAAGTTACCAAAGAATTCGGTTCCAGACAAAGTAAGAGAAGCGATTCCATTCAAAATATTACGAAAAG GTCAAGTCGGTGACTGGAAAAACCAATTTACTGTCGCTCAAAATGAAGCTTTTGATAAATTATACGAAGAGAAAATGAAAGGGTCTAGTTTGAAAGATCGCATCAAATTTGAAATCTAA
- the LOC140054557 gene encoding amine sulfotransferase-like isoform X3, with the protein MHELMLNFEVRDDDVVVVTYPKAGTHWMTEIVKSILADGDYEKAEKMFGIHPKPLEYFDTMIELEKIPRDQQRLIVTHIHEELLPKAVFNGKAKIVYVVRNPKDSVVSYFHFAQPFRYSEEFETWETFLQCFMSENMPGRSWFNFNSNYWKHRNKNNFYLTTYEDMRLNIRSIIEEIAAFLGKPTTKETLDKLVNIAAFSRMNKKFDGKLPKNSVPDKVREAIPFKILRKGQVGDWKNQFTVAQNEAFDKLYEEKMKGSSLKDRIKFEI; encoded by the exons ATGCATGAGCTAATGCTGAACTTTGAAGTAcgtgatgatgatgttgttgTGGTAACATATCCAAAAGCGG GAACTCATTGGATGACCGAGATTGTCAAAAGCATTTTAGCAGATGGTGATTATGAAAAAGCTGAAAAGATGTTCGGTATTCATCCGAAACCGTTGGAATATTTTGACACAATGATTGAACTTGAAAAGATACCACGTGACCAGCAACGCTTGATAGTGACGCATATTCACGAAGAACTCTTACCAAAAGCTGTATTTAACGGAAAAGCAAAG attgtTTATGTTGTTAGAAACCCAAAAGATTCCGTGGTTTCGTATTTTCATTTTGCACAACCTTTCCGGTATTCCGAAGAATTTGAAACTTGGGAAACTTTCCTGCAATGTTTCATGTCTGAAAATA TGCCTGGTCGTTCTTGGTTTAATTTTAACTCAAACTACTGGAAACACAGGAATAAAAACAACTTCTATCTTACAACTTACGAGGACATGAGACTG aacATTCGATCCATTATTGAAGAAATTGCAGCTTTCTTAGGAAAACCAACAACCAAGGAAACACTAGATAAACTAGTCAATATTGCTGCATTTTCAAGAATGAATAAGAAGTTTGACGGAAAGTTACCAAAGAATTCGGTTCCAGACAAAGTAAGAGAAGCGATTCCATTCAAAATATTACGAAAAG GTCAAGTCGGTGACTGGAAAAACCAATTTACTGTCGCTCAAAATGAAGCTTTTGATAAATTATACGAAGAGAAAATGAAAGGGTCTAGTTTGAAAGATCGCATCAAATTTGAAATCTAA